In the genome of Flavobacteriales bacterium, the window CCCACCCCCATTTCATTAGCTATGATATTAGATAGTGTTGTTTTTCCTAAACCTGGAGGACCATGTAAAAGAACATGGTCTAGGGCTTCGCCTCTCATCTTGGCAGCACTAACAAAAACTTTGAGGTTCTCAACCACTTTAGGTTGTCCACTAAAATCTTCAAACTGCTTGGGCCGTAAAGCCTTGTCTAGTTCTAAATCTACCTTGGATAGTGAATCTCGTTCTGGGTTCAAATTCTCATTCATCTCAAACAAAGATAAACTAAAATAGAAGTAAACGAAATAGTAATGTAGGATTAGATATTTATAATCTCTATCTCGACTCGCCTATCATACTTAGGGCCTTTATGTAATGGGAATTTGTCTTCCAAACCAACATAAGATAATCGCTCAGGGTTAATCCCTTTAAAAATAAGATAATCATAGATGCGCTTGGCTCGACGTGCAGAAAGAGTTTCTTGCTGATCTTCAGCGAAGGTGAAATCCGCATCGAATATATGACCTTGTATTTGAATCACTAAATTAGGGTGTTTGACTAATTCTTGGAATAAGGTTTTGAGCGTGGGCATAGATTCTTCTAATAAGATATCTTCTCCTCCTTGAAACAATATACCATTCAAAATAAATTTATCGCCACTTTTAATATTTCGCTTAGGTTCTGTATTGATGTTAAAAATGATATCTACTCGTCTGCTTTTTTCTATTAGAGTAGTAATTTCTTCATCCGTT includes:
- a CDS encoding OmpA family protein produces the protein MKNSNIFIIILVFSIFSISADALNAFSHSIFFDENKSTLNTHDRLTFRKYLDSVCQTNEVVRIEVLGYCDDGEYKSFLLDLTQKRSRFITKELKSVFKNQQLKSVNWCIQTDAKALTDEEITTLIEKSRRVDIIFNINTEPKRNIKSGDKFILNGILFQGGEDILLEESMPTLKTLFQELVKHPNLVIQIQGHIFDADFTFAEDQQETLSARRAKRIYDYLIFKGINPERLSYVGLEDKFPLHKGPKYDRRVEIEIINI